The region CCGGCCACCCACCGAGAGGAGGGCGGTCGAGTTTGATGGGTTCCATGCGGCCGCGCCGCGGGCAGGGCCTGCAAGCCGCTGCCTACCTGACACCGCTTCTTGTTGGTACTGTCATCTTCGTCGTGCTGCCCGCCGCCTACAACATCTATATCTCATTCACTAATTTCGGGCTGTTCCACTTTCAAAAGTTCGAGTGGGTGGGGCTGCGCAACTACCTGGAGATTTTCGCGGAAAGCCCTGCGTTCGTGCCCGTGCTGGGCTGGACGGTCACATGGACGGTCCTAACGAGCTTCCTCAACATCGCGGGGGGCCTACTGCTGGCGCTCTTGCTCAACCACCCGGGGCTGCGGGAGCGAAACCTGTACCGGACGCTGCTCATCGTACCGTGGGCGCTGCCGGGCATCATCAGCATCCAGATGTGGGCTGCCCTGCTGGGCGGCAATGGTCCGGTCAACCTGGCTTTGGGTGCCCTGGGGATGACACCGGTGCGCTGGCTTGGTGACCCGTTCTGGGCGAAAGTGTCACTGCTTGCCGTCAACCTGTGGCTTTCGTATCCATTTTTCATGGTGGTCTTCCTGGCGGCGCTGCAGAGCATCCCTCGGGAGCTGTACGAAGCCGCCACGATGGATGGGGCCACCGGATGGGCCAGCTTCCGCTACATCACGCTGCCACTCCTGGGCATTGCCACGGTTCCGCTGGTCGTCACGCAGATAGCGTTTCAGTTCAATAACTTCAACGTCATTTACCTGTTGACGGGCGGCAACCCGCTGGCGTTCCCCGGCGCGGATTATGGAGCCACCGACACCCTGGTCACGTACGGCTACAAGCTGATCACGTCGGTGCAGCGCTACGGGCTGGCGGCGGCTTACGGCGTGGTCATCTTCCTTATCATCGGCCCCATCACGTACATCAACAGCCGTCTGACGCGGGCGTTCGAGGAGGTACGCTGACGTGGCCACCCTTCCGTCGGTACGGTATCAGGTCACCAGCAAGGGCCAGGCCGTGTCGGCGTGGCCAACCCGGCGCGATGGGACGTGGCGTGTCTGGCCTGTTCGCGTCGCGGCCGTAGCCGTGACGGTGTTGAGTCTGCTCCCCACCCTCTACGTGCTGGCAGTCTCGTTCAAGGCCGGCGAGGCGTTTTACACGAGCAGCCTCATTCCGAGGCAGTTCACGCTGGACAACTACTCCAGGCTGCTCACGACGACCGGCTTCAAGCGGTGGGCGGTCAACAGCCTCATTCTCGGGGGCGTGGGGGGCGCGGCCTCGACGCTCATCGCCGCGCTCGCCGGGTACGCCTTCTCACGGCTTCGCTTCCCGGGAAGGCGCTACGGGATCCTGACGCTGCTCCTGGTGCAGATGCTGCCGACGTCGGTCTCGATCGTCGCCATCTACCGGATCCTCCTCACCGTGGGGCTGCTGAACACGCTGCAGGGGTTACTGCTACTGTACGGACTGGGCGGGAGCGCTTTTGCCGTGTGGCTGTTGAAGAACTATATCGACAGCATCCCGAGGGAGCTCGACGAATCGGCTTACGTGGACGGGGCGACACCGTGGCAGGCGTTCTGGCGCATCACGTTTCCGCTCGTCCAGCCGATGCTGGCGGCGCAGTTCATCTTTTCGTTCATCGGGATCTTCAACGACTACATGGCGCCGAGCCTGTACTTGACGAGCCCCGAGCTTTACCCGTTGGGCGTGGGAATCAAGATTTACGTGGCAGGGCAGTACCAGGCCAACTGGACCGCATTTGCCGCGGCGTCGGTGCTCAGCTCCCTGCCTATCCTGGCCATCTTCTTCCTGGCGCAGCGGCTGCTGGTGGAGGGCCTGACGAGGGGTGCATTGAAGGGCTGAGGCCAGCAGGCCCACCCGGTCGCGGCAAGGGTGGCACGCTTTCACGCGCAAGGGCCGTTCAAGTGGAAGGCGCGGCTTTCTCCCGATCAGCTCCACACCTGGCTGAGCGGGATGCACAACCCCGGGAAGAGATCCGGGCAAAAGCTCGTGTTGCCTTGAAGCTCCTGCGCCAGCACGTACTTTCCTTCGGCCAGCCGTTTGGCCTCCAGGGTGGCGCCACCTGGAGCCGCGGGTCAGCAGCCAAGGCCCCTTGCAGCGCCTCCGTAGAAAGGACACGCCCTGCTCTCAGGGCTTCCCGGCCCGGTTCTAGCACGGGAAGCCGTCCTGCCTGACGACGGCAGCTTCTGCACCTGTCAACGCCCGATGGCCA is a window of Bacillota bacterium DNA encoding:
- a CDS encoding sugar ABC transporter permease, with product MGSMRPRRGQGLQAAAYLTPLLVGTVIFVVLPAAYNIYISFTNFGLFHFQKFEWVGLRNYLEIFAESPAFVPVLGWTVTWTVLTSFLNIAGGLLLALLLNHPGLRERNLYRTLLIVPWALPGIISIQMWAALLGGNGPVNLALGALGMTPVRWLGDPFWAKVSLLAVNLWLSYPFFMVVFLAALQSIPRELYEAATMDGATGWASFRYITLPLLGIATVPLVVTQIAFQFNNFNVIYLLTGGNPLAFPGADYGATDTLVTYGYKLITSVQRYGLAAAYGVVIFLIIGPITYINSRLTRAFEEVR
- a CDS encoding sugar ABC transporter permease, coding for MATLPSVRYQVTSKGQAVSAWPTRRDGTWRVWPVRVAAVAVTVLSLLPTLYVLAVSFKAGEAFYTSSLIPRQFTLDNYSRLLTTTGFKRWAVNSLILGGVGGAASTLIAALAGYAFSRLRFPGRRYGILTLLLVQMLPTSVSIVAIYRILLTVGLLNTLQGLLLLYGLGGSAFAVWLLKNYIDSIPRELDESAYVDGATPWQAFWRITFPLVQPMLAAQFIFSFIGIFNDYMAPSLYLTSPELYPLGVGIKIYVAGQYQANWTAFAAASVLSSLPILAIFFLAQRLLVEGLTRGALKG